Proteins from a genomic interval of Clostridium sp. AN503:
- a CDS encoding ABC transporter permease, with product MSDNTTKKKKDCWWVTVAPLYLFTIVFVALPIVYLIVLSFMTRAQTWGVVNEFTFDNYRKILNPVYLNTFKESFILAVLTTLFTLVIGYPFGYFMARLEKKARSLMMLLVVIPFWTSALMRMYGWIIIFRSNGILDKLLMRLNLTASPLKLLYSYPAVLVGMIYSLLPFMILSVYSSTDKMDWSLVEASRDLGATRLQAFLTVTVKMTLPGIMSGVVLVFIPSMGLFFIADILGGGKVMLVGNLIQNQLQSGRDWPFAAALSVILMIFTSVMIWLYRKVTRVKELEGLL from the coding sequence ATGTCAGATAATACAACAAAGAAAAAGAAGGACTGCTGGTGGGTCACAGTGGCTCCGCTGTATCTGTTTACCATAGTTTTCGTGGCGCTGCCCATTGTCTATCTGATCGTGCTCAGCTTTATGACACGGGCGCAGACGTGGGGAGTTGTAAATGAGTTTACGTTTGATAATTACAGGAAGATCTTAAACCCGGTCTATCTGAATACGTTTAAGGAGTCGTTCATCCTGGCGGTGCTGACCACCCTGTTTACACTGGTGATCGGATATCCCTTCGGATATTTCATGGCGAGGCTTGAGAAAAAGGCCCGCAGCCTGATGATGCTCCTGGTGGTGATCCCGTTCTGGACCAGCGCCCTGATGCGGATGTATGGCTGGATCATCATTTTCCGCAGCAATGGGATTCTGGATAAGCTGCTGATGAGGCTGAACCTCACAGCTTCCCCGCTGAAGCTTTTGTATTCCTATCCGGCTGTGCTGGTGGGGATGATCTATTCCCTGCTGCCATTTATGATCCTTTCCGTCTATTCCAGCACGGACAAGATGGACTGGTCTTTGGTGGAGGCTTCAAGGGATCTGGGAGCTACCCGGCTCCAGGCATTTCTGACGGTTACCGTGAAGATGACCCTGCCCGGTATCATGTCGGGCGTGGTTCTGGTGTTCATACCGTCCATGGGGCTGTTTTTTATCGCTGATATCCTGGGCGGCGGCAAGGTGATGCTGGTGGGCAACTTGATCCAGAACCAGCTGCAGAGCGGCCGGGACTGGCCCTTTGCGGCGGCGCTTTCGGTCATCCTTATGATCTTTACCTCGGTTATGATCTGGCTGTACCGGAAGGTGACCAGAGTAAAGGAACTGGAGGGACTGCTATGA
- a CDS encoding amidohydrolase, whose product MYQKIMEYARELDEKSRSRRRDFHKYPETAWYEMRTTAIIAKILTELGYEVLMGREVCLETERFGVPSEEALAAHAQLALSQGAPEEYMTEELRQGFTGAIGILRCGDGPVVALRFDIDALGLIEEETPEHRPFVEGFSSRNPGMMHACGHDAHAVIGLGVAEVLMKIKDSLHGTVKLIFQPGEEGAKGARPIVAHGHLDDVDYFVGTHIAPTKGPDDGDVTPGTWGSLATSKYDVYFYGQSAHAGGFPENGRSAIVAAANAVVNLTAIPRHSGGISRVNVGVIRGGTGRNVIPDQCMMQIEVRGETTEINSYMDEQAKRICHAAADMVGCRLEMVPEGSSESQHSDEDFLAHIADVVREHLPHLSVSSCENAQNWGSEDISLMMNRVQAHGGKATYMRSMTDMASAQHTTAFDFDEKVLVDGIETFSAIVYDLMK is encoded by the coding sequence ATGTATCAGAAGATAATGGAATATGCGCGGGAACTGGACGAGAAGAGCAGGAGCAGAAGACGGGATTTCCATAAGTACCCGGAAACTGCCTGGTATGAGATGCGGACTACAGCGATCATCGCGAAGATCCTGACGGAGTTGGGATATGAGGTTTTGATGGGCAGAGAGGTCTGCCTGGAAACGGAGCGTTTTGGGGTGCCGTCTGAAGAGGCGCTTGCGGCCCATGCGCAGCTTGCCCTCTCCCAGGGGGCACCGGAGGAATATATGACGGAGGAATTGCGCCAGGGTTTTACTGGTGCGATTGGTATCCTACGGTGCGGGGATGGCCCGGTGGTTGCGCTGAGATTCGATATTGATGCATTGGGGCTTATTGAGGAGGAGACGCCCGAACACCGGCCTTTTGTAGAGGGATTCTCATCCCGGAATCCCGGAATGATGCATGCCTGCGGGCATGACGCCCACGCCGTCATCGGGCTGGGTGTGGCAGAAGTGCTGATGAAGATAAAAGACAGCCTGCACGGGACTGTGAAGCTGATCTTCCAGCCGGGCGAGGAGGGCGCCAAGGGCGCCAGACCGATCGTGGCCCATGGGCATCTGGATGATGTGGACTACTTTGTTGGAACCCATATTGCCCCCACCAAAGGGCCTGACGACGGGGATGTGACCCCCGGGACCTGGGGATCTTTAGCAACCAGCAAATATGATGTGTATTTTTACGGACAGTCGGCTCATGCGGGCGGGTTCCCGGAGAATGGACGCAGCGCCATCGTAGCGGCTGCCAACGCGGTGGTGAACTTAACTGCGATCCCGCGCCACAGCGGTGGGATCTCCCGGGTGAATGTGGGTGTGATCCGCGGCGGCACCGGGCGGAACGTGATCCCGGACCAGTGCATGATGCAGATCGAGGTGCGCGGGGAGACCACGGAGATCAACAGCTATATGGATGAGCAGGCAAAACGGATCTGCCATGCGGCCGCAGATATGGTGGGCTGCCGTTTGGAGATGGTACCGGAAGGGTCTTCGGAATCCCAGCACAGTGATGAGGATTTCCTTGCCCATATCGCCGATGTGGTCCGGGAGCATCTGCCGCATCTGTCTGTCAGCAGCTGTGAGAATGCACAGAACTGGGGCAGCGAGGACATCTCCCTGATGATGAACCGGGTGCAGGCTCATGGAGGGAAGGCGACCTATATGCGGTCCATGACGGATATGGCGTCCGCACAGCATACGACGGCGTTTGATTTTGATGAAAAGGTGCTGGTAGATGGGATTGAAACCTTCTCGGCGATCGTGTATGATCTGATGAAATAA
- a CDS encoding ABC transporter permease encodes MRKKKLRLSSIYQAALLVLMYLPIVVVVVYSFNVSKNTTVWGGVTLDWYGKMMNNRGLLEALRNSLVLATLSSLLAGVIGTLGAVGMARVSFKSKGAVEYISTLPIMIPEIILGMVFMAFFAMLSLPFGMLTLVLGHTTFCVPYVFMMVKSSLVGIDKSLGEAAKDLGASERRAFWDITLPLVAPALVSGMLLAFAMSLDDVVISIFVTGARTNTLPIRIYTQLKSGVTPEINALCTIMLVVTFVIVLLSRVIGNRRKAF; translated from the coding sequence ATGAGAAAAAAGAAGCTTCGTCTCTCCTCCATTTACCAGGCGGCGCTGCTGGTGCTTATGTATCTTCCGATCGTTGTGGTGGTAGTGTACTCCTTTAATGTTTCAAAAAATACGACGGTCTGGGGCGGAGTCACCCTGGACTGGTATGGGAAGATGATGAATAACCGCGGCCTTTTGGAAGCGCTCAGAAACAGTCTGGTGCTGGCAACCTTAAGCAGCCTGCTGGCCGGTGTCATCGGCACGCTGGGGGCTGTGGGTATGGCACGGGTAAGCTTTAAGAGCAAGGGGGCTGTGGAGTACATATCCACACTGCCGATCATGATCCCGGAGATCATTCTGGGTATGGTGTTTATGGCGTTTTTTGCCATGCTGAGCCTGCCTTTCGGGATGCTGACGCTGGTACTGGGACACACTACCTTCTGCGTTCCTTATGTGTTCATGATGGTGAAGTCCAGTCTGGTCGGCATCGACAAATCACTGGGGGAGGCGGCGAAGGATCTTGGCGCTTCCGAGCGCCGGGCTTTCTGGGATATCACCCTGCCGCTTGTGGCTCCGGCTCTGGTATCTGGTATGCTGCTGGCTTTTGCCATGTCTCTGGATGATGTGGTCATCAGTATCTTTGTGACGGGCGCCAGGACCAATACGCTGCCGATCCGGATTTATACCCAGTTGAAATCCGGTGTCACTCCGGAGATCAATGCACTCTGTACCATTATGCTGGTGGTGACGTTTGTGATCGTTTTGCTTTCCAGAGTCATTGGAAACAGAAGAAAAGCCTTTTAA
- a CDS encoding SLC13 family permease: protein MNMAVISLIALAGAIIIGFLMKVNVGIISIGFAYVIGLAYGVPASKIMGGFSASMALTMIGVLYLFAIVNNNGTLEVLAKKITGLAGNRRGLLYIAMFIIGAILSGVGPGAIPTLAIVPVLAIPVALKAGINPILLSLIGQMGAQSFRMSPITPEAIVVSGLMTEQGLEGSTVPAMWCLLVTELVMIAASFIFLKGWRFRTPLVEISTEEKQKFTGKQILSLLGLAAMILGVVVFDCNVGLISFVIGTILVILKCGDDRQAVKSVPWNTILLVLGVGVLMNIVKLAGGVDLLAGSIAAFCSERTASPLMCAAAGAMSFFASGLGVVFPTMIPTVGQIASGLNGVNPAELMSAVVIGGTVTGFTPISTAGALILAGVSQFSGMEDQYPQNKMFMELFVVAFLCMFISVMLAWLGVYRMICG from the coding sequence ATGAATATGGCAGTGATTTCACTGATCGCACTGGCTGGGGCGATCATCATCGGGTTTCTCATGAAAGTAAATGTAGGGATCATCTCAATTGGGTTTGCATATGTGATCGGACTGGCTTACGGGGTACCGGCCAGCAAGATCATGGGGGGATTTAGCGCATCCATGGCGCTGACCATGATCGGCGTTTTATACCTGTTTGCAATTGTGAACAATAACGGGACACTGGAGGTGCTGGCAAAGAAGATTACCGGTCTGGCCGGAAACCGGAGGGGGCTTTTGTATATCGCCATGTTTATCATCGGAGCCATATTATCGGGAGTCGGTCCTGGCGCGATCCCTACGCTTGCAATCGTTCCGGTATTGGCGATCCCTGTGGCCTTAAAGGCGGGGATCAACCCGATCCTTCTTTCGCTCATCGGACAGATGGGTGCACAGAGCTTCCGCATGAGCCCGATCACGCCGGAAGCGATCGTTGTCTCCGGACTGATGACGGAGCAGGGCCTGGAGGGGAGCACGGTCCCAGCCATGTGGTGCCTGCTGGTGACGGAGCTTGTAATGATAGCGGCATCCTTCATCTTCTTGAAGGGATGGAGGTTCCGTACACCTCTTGTTGAAATTTCCACGGAGGAAAAGCAGAAATTTACCGGAAAGCAGATCCTGTCCCTTCTGGGGCTTGCGGCAATGATCCTGGGTGTGGTGGTATTTGACTGCAATGTAGGCCTGATCAGTTTTGTGATCGGCACAATCCTTGTCATCTTGAAATGTGGTGACGACCGTCAGGCTGTCAAGTCCGTGCCATGGAACACGATCCTGCTGGTGCTTGGCGTAGGTGTCCTGATGAATATCGTGAAGCTTGCAGGCGGTGTGGATCTGCTCGCCGGTTCCATTGCGGCGTTCTGCAGTGAACGGACTGCTTCTCCCCTTATGTGTGCGGCAGCCGGGGCCATGTCTTTCTTTGCCTCGGGGTTGGGCGTTGTGTTCCCGACCATGATCCCTACCGTGGGGCAGATTGCCTCAGGCTTAAATGGAGTGAACCCGGCGGAGCTGATGTCAGCGGTGGTGATCGGCGGGACTGTAACCGGTTTTACTCCAATCTCCACAGCCGGTGCTCTGATCCTGGCAGGCGTTTCCCAGTTTTCCGGTATGGAGGATCAGTATCCGCAGAATAAAATGTTCATGGAACTTTTTGTGGTGGCATTCCTATGTATGTTCATCAGTGTTATGCTGGCATGGCTGGGAGTTTACCGGATGATCTGCGGATAA
- a CDS encoding HPr family phosphocarrier protein, which produces MIHMKLKFRETQQILNFVNLIKDCAFDADIRYGHIVVDAKSLMGVMAVASNKEVELILHASEENSQTITSRLTAFAA; this is translated from the coding sequence ATGATCCATATGAAATTGAAATTCCGTGAAACACAACAGATTCTGAATTTTGTAAACCTGATAAAAGACTGCGCATTCGATGCCGATATCCGCTACGGGCATATCGTGGTGGATGCAAAATCCCTGATGGGCGTTATGGCAGTAGCTTCCAACAAAGAAGTGGAACTGATCCTCCATGCCTCAGAAGAAAACAGTCAGACTATCACCAGCCGCCTGACCGCCTTTGCTGCCTGA
- a CDS encoding spermidine/putrescine ABC transporter substrate-binding protein → MKKNKRQLAVFMAALLCAGSLSGCGSAGSTSDAKKDAGELNIYTWAEYVPQDVIDGFEQETGIKVNYTNFEANEEMLAKLETSKGGDYDIIIASDYIIKLAADEGLVKEIDKAKVPNFQNIDPVFQNFFYDPDNKLTVPYGPGIPLIVYNPDMVTAQISGYASLWDPSLADSVALMDSERVVTGMALKIMGESFNTEDPETLKKAGDKLMELAPNVRVMSQNQTQDFLLSGEVSAAYLFTSQVVLALSQNPDLKVVYPEEGLGFGVDAVFIPSQAPNSDNAHAFLNYILDGEVGAKISQQTYYLCPNKASYEFLPEEFKQSLIISAEDIPNGEFIQDVGPEAAALHEELWTKFKSELD, encoded by the coding sequence ATGAAAAAAAATAAAAGACAGCTGGCTGTTTTTATGGCGGCGTTACTGTGTGCCGGAAGTTTGTCTGGCTGCGGCAGTGCGGGGAGCACTTCTGATGCAAAGAAGGATGCCGGTGAACTGAATATATATACCTGGGCGGAATACGTTCCCCAAGACGTGATAGACGGGTTTGAGCAGGAGACCGGGATCAAGGTTAATTATACCAATTTTGAGGCTAATGAGGAGATGCTGGCTAAGCTGGAGACCAGTAAAGGCGGCGACTATGATATCATTATCGCTTCCGACTATATCATCAAGCTGGCAGCGGATGAAGGGCTGGTGAAGGAGATTGACAAGGCAAAGGTCCCCAATTTCCAGAATATTGATCCGGTTTTCCAGAACTTTTTCTACGACCCGGACAATAAGCTGACAGTGCCCTATGGGCCGGGGATCCCGCTGATCGTCTATAATCCTGACATGGTTACAGCACAAATCAGCGGATATGCATCCTTGTGGGACCCGTCTCTTGCAGACAGCGTGGCCCTGATGGACAGTGAGCGCGTCGTGACCGGTATGGCGCTTAAAATCATGGGTGAGTCCTTCAACACGGAGGATCCGGAGACGCTTAAAAAAGCCGGGGACAAGCTGATGGAGTTGGCGCCCAATGTGCGGGTTATGAGTCAAAACCAGACGCAGGATTTCCTGCTGAGCGGTGAGGTGAGCGCAGCGTATCTCTTTACGTCCCAGGTGGTTTTAGCTCTTTCTCAGAATCCGGATTTAAAGGTGGTATATCCGGAGGAAGGTTTGGGGTTCGGTGTGGACGCGGTATTTATCCCGTCCCAGGCTCCCAACAGTGACAATGCCCATGCTTTCTTAAACTATATCCTGGACGGAGAGGTGGGGGCGAAGATCTCCCAGCAGACCTACTATCTGTGCCCCAACAAGGCTTCCTATGAGTTTTTGCCGGAAGAATTCAAACAGAGCCTGATCATCAGCGCGGAGGATATTCCGAATGGCGAGTTTATCCAGGATGTTGGGCCGGAGGCAGCGGCGCTTCACGAGGAGCTTTGGACAAAATTTAAATCAGAACTGGATTAA
- a CDS encoding ABC transporter ATP-binding protein: MADIILELNQIKKSFGETEVLRGISLSIEKGEFITFLGPSGCGKTTTLRIIAGLESPDGGQVRLGGRDVTGTEPDKRNVNTVFQNYALFPHMNVAANVGYGLKLRKVPKKEIAERVGQVLELVQLSGYEKRMPSELSGGQKQRVAIARAVINNPEVLLLDEPLGALDLQLRRQMQVELKRLQKRLGITFIYITHDQEEALNMSDRIVVMRDGQFEQIGTPGEVYDHPRTSYVASFVGAANIIKGTLLGLEGGIARISTEAGAACAAVTEGQTTFLKPGQPVTVAVRGENIILKEPAAGEGSFCGLRLTVTEKSFAGGMLRISLDGGSLGELISSRQGINSSVHPGDKVSAVWDAEHAVLVDLEEQDVR, from the coding sequence GTGGCTGATATTATATTGGAATTGAATCAGATAAAAAAGAGCTTTGGAGAGACGGAGGTGCTGCGGGGCATCAGCCTTTCCATTGAGAAAGGTGAGTTTATCACATTTTTGGGACCGTCCGGTTGTGGGAAGACAACCACATTAAGGATCATAGCGGGTCTGGAAAGCCCGGACGGAGGCCAGGTGCGACTGGGCGGCAGGGATGTGACCGGGACAGAGCCGGATAAACGGAACGTCAATACCGTATTCCAGAATTATGCCCTGTTCCCTCATATGAACGTGGCTGCCAACGTGGGTTATGGCTTAAAGCTTAGAAAGGTCCCGAAGAAGGAGATTGCGGAACGGGTAGGCCAGGTTTTGGAGCTGGTACAGCTGTCCGGCTATGAAAAACGGATGCCGTCAGAGCTTTCCGGAGGCCAGAAACAGCGGGTGGCGATTGCCAGGGCAGTGATCAATAACCCGGAGGTACTTTTGCTGGACGAGCCGCTGGGGGCGCTGGACCTTCAGCTCCGCCGCCAGATGCAGGTAGAGCTGAAGCGGCTTCAGAAACGTCTGGGGATCACCTTTATCTACATTACCCATGACCAGGAGGAGGCGCTCAACATGTCGGACCGGATCGTAGTCATGCGGGACGGACAGTTTGAGCAGATCGGTACGCCGGGAGAAGTGTACGACCATCCCAGGACCAGCTATGTGGCCAGTTTTGTGGGCGCCGCCAATATTATAAAAGGCACGCTCCTTGGCCTGGAGGGCGGGATTGCCAGGATCTCCACGGAGGCAGGCGCGGCCTGTGCAGCTGTGACGGAGGGACAGACCACGTTCTTAAAGCCGGGACAGCCGGTCACCGTTGCCGTCAGGGGTGAGAATATTATTTTGAAGGAACCTGCTGCCGGGGAGGGAAGCTTTTGCGGGCTGAGGCTCACCGTGACAGAAAAAAGCTTTGCGGGCGGTATGCTGCGGATCAGCCTGGACGGAGGCTCGCTGGGAGAGCTGATATCCAGCCGCCAGGGGATCAACAGCTCGGTGCACCCGGGAGATAAGGTGTCAGCAGTCTGGGATGCAGAGCATGCGGTTTTGGTGGATCTGGAGGAACAGGATGTCAGATAA
- a CDS encoding beta-propeller fold lactonase family protein: protein MKYAYVGCRTTKARNARGRGLMVYEILPDGRWKEKQCLFTEENPSYQCFDREHRYLYSVHGDLTLVSSYERLEDGTLKHLNTIDIGGKNPVDITVSKDNRHVIVATLQGGTLYTIRRREDGSLGEIISSFTFEGKEEGSVSTVHQCLWDQSGSYLFACAQGRIHGYGQLRALKFDENSGVFTETDRFLARTWDEPRHAAIHPNNRWLYMCEEKGNKVLYFRFDNADGALCPMQELTTVPETITSYSDASEVMVDPSGQYVLVSNRYTDLMAVYRIDPLTGYLKNTGFFPCLGKTPRFFCFAPNGNCYVANEDSDTIVEFRFDPVTGSLVPTLNIIGTGSPVCISFL, encoded by the coding sequence ATGAAATATGCTTATGTGGGATGTCGGACAACCAAAGCCCGCAATGCGCGGGGACGGGGCCTGATGGTATATGAGATCCTGCCTGACGGACGCTGGAAGGAAAAACAGTGCCTTTTTACAGAGGAAAACCCCAGCTACCAGTGTTTCGACCGGGAACATCGGTACTTATACAGCGTACACGGGGATCTGACCCTGGTATCCAGCTATGAGCGTCTTGAAGACGGTACGCTGAAGCATTTAAATACCATTGATATCGGCGGTAAAAATCCAGTGGATATCACAGTATCAAAGGATAACCGCCATGTCATTGTCGCGACCCTTCAGGGAGGTACTCTGTATACGATCCGCCGCAGAGAGGACGGGAGCCTGGGAGAGATCATTTCCTCCTTCACATTTGAAGGCAAAGAGGAAGGGAGCGTCTCCACAGTCCACCAGTGCCTGTGGGACCAGAGCGGTTCCTATCTGTTTGCCTGCGCACAGGGGCGCATCCATGGCTACGGGCAGCTGCGAGCGCTGAAGTTTGATGAAAACTCCGGAGTTTTCACCGAGACAGACCGGTTCCTTGCGCGGACCTGGGACGAACCCCGCCATGCCGCCATTCATCCAAACAACCGCTGGCTGTATATGTGTGAGGAAAAGGGCAACAAAGTGCTCTATTTTCGTTTTGACAATGCCGACGGAGCCTTATGCCCTATGCAGGAGCTTACCACCGTACCAGAAACCATCACCAGCTATTCCGACGCCAGCGAAGTCATGGTAGACCCGTCCGGGCAGTACGTGCTGGTCTCAAACCGTTACACGGATCTGATGGCGGTATATCGGATCGATCCACTGACCGGCTATCTGAAAAATACAGGATTTTTTCCCTGCCTTGGCAAAACTCCGCGGTTCTTCTGTTTTGCACCAAATGGAAACTGCTATGTTGCAAACGAGGACAGCGATACCATCGTGGAATTCCGGTTTGACCCAGTTACGGGAAGCCTGGTTCCTACACTGAACATCATCGGGACAGGAAGTCCTGTATGTATTAGCTTTTTATAA
- a CDS encoding ABC transporter permease codes for MKKSKSLFLVTLLVYIFLIGPLLVIMAASFSDTTYLKFPGEGFTFKWYEQILKVKTFGSAAKYSIIIAFAATFVALLLGLPAAYALNRYRFKGKEFIKGLFLSPVLIPVIVLGFVMLRYVVNRFKLPALPSLLIGHTILSIPYVMRVVTSSLANFDFSMEEAARILGAGNGYTFFHILLPNIKSGIVSACIMAIINSFNNVSLSAFLTSAGVTVLPIEMMAYVEYHFDPTIAALATLLMVITLGVMLVIEKTLGLKSVV; via the coding sequence ATGAAAAAGAGTAAATCGCTGTTTCTTGTCACATTGCTGGTATATATCTTCCTGATCGGTCCGCTGCTTGTCATCATGGCGGCCTCCTTCAGCGATACCACCTACTTAAAGTTCCCGGGAGAGGGATTTACGTTCAAGTGGTATGAGCAGATCCTGAAGGTGAAGACCTTTGGAAGCGCAGCAAAATACAGTATCATCATCGCATTTGCCGCAACCTTTGTGGCCCTGCTTTTGGGCCTCCCGGCGGCCTATGCCTTAAACCGCTACCGGTTCAAGGGAAAGGAGTTCATCAAGGGACTTTTCCTGTCCCCGGTGCTGATCCCGGTGATTGTGCTCGGCTTCGTGATGCTCCGTTATGTGGTGAACCGGTTTAAGCTTCCGGCACTGCCCAGCCTGCTGATCGGCCATACGATCCTGTCGATCCCGTATGTGATGCGGGTGGTGACCTCCAGCCTGGCGAACTTTGATTTCTCCATGGAGGAAGCGGCCCGGATATTGGGGGCAGGCAATGGATATACATTTTTCCATATCCTGCTGCCGAACATCAAGTCCGGTATCGTATCGGCGTGTATCATGGCGATCATCAACTCCTTCAATAACGTATCCCTGTCTGCGTTTTTAACCAGTGCGGGGGTGACGGTGCTGCCGATCGAGATGATGGCTTATGTGGAATACCACTTTGATCCGACGATCGCGGCTCTGGCGACGCTCCTGATGGTGATCACCCTGGGAGTGATGCTGGTGATCGAGAAGACATTGGGGCTTAAGAGCGTGGTTTAA
- a CDS encoding PfkB family carbohydrate kinase: MKQALIIGSTCVDVIINIDHLPVTEENIRPTSQSMALGGCAYNVAYIMRLLGASHTFISPVGGGTYGDYVAKQLKQLGVPVAVRVPEKENGCCYCLVEAGGERTFMSYHGVEYTFQKSWMEPYNADNYGLTYICGLEIEEPTGINLIEYLEAHPQLEVCYAPGPRGVLIEKSKTRRMMALKPILHINEQEALDLSGCASYQEAADCLHSVTGNTVIITLGGQGTYCLEKTGDSYLVPSSPAEHVVDTIGAGDSHIGTIIACLTKDMPLKDSIAYANRVAAAVVGVKGSSLPPELLPPL; encoded by the coding sequence ATGAAACAGGCACTTATCATTGGCTCCACCTGTGTGGATGTCATTATCAATATCGACCACCTTCCAGTGACAGAGGAGAATATCCGCCCCACTTCCCAGTCCATGGCCCTGGGCGGCTGCGCCTACAACGTAGCTTATATTATGAGGCTTTTAGGAGCCAGCCACACTTTTATCAGCCCGGTGGGCGGCGGCACTTACGGGGACTATGTGGCAAAGCAGTTAAAACAGCTGGGTGTTCCGGTGGCTGTCCGGGTCCCGGAAAAAGAGAACGGCTGCTGCTACTGTCTGGTGGAAGCGGGCGGAGAACGCACCTTTATGTCCTATCATGGAGTGGAGTACACCTTCCAAAAGTCCTGGATGGAGCCTTATAATGCCGACAACTACGGGCTCACCTATATCTGCGGCCTGGAGATCGAAGAACCCACCGGCATCAATCTGATCGAATACTTAGAAGCGCATCCCCAGTTGGAGGTCTGCTATGCCCCCGGCCCCAGAGGCGTCCTGATCGAAAAAAGCAAAACCCGCCGCATGATGGCGTTGAAACCCATTCTCCATATCAATGAGCAGGAGGCCCTGGACTTAAGCGGATGTGCCAGCTATCAGGAAGCGGCGGACTGCCTGCACTCCGTCACCGGCAACACCGTGATCATCACCCTGGGAGGCCAGGGTACCTACTGTCTGGAAAAGACCGGAGACAGCTATCTGGTCCCCTCATCTCCCGCAGAGCATGTAGTGGATACCATCGGCGCAGGAGACTCCCATATCGGGACCATTATCGCCTGTCTGACAAAGGACATGCCCTTAAAAGATTCCATCGCCTATGCCAACCGGGTTGCGGCGGCTGTAGTTGGCGTTAAGGGATCTTCCCTTCCGCCGGAGCTGCTTCCCCCACTGTAA
- a CDS encoding LysR family transcriptional regulator, with protein sequence MDFKQLQYMIKVADCQNITRAAEQLYVSQPSLSSFISKTEEELGAKIFNRTTTPLTLTQAGEQYIKTARMILALQGKLKQEIDDLNHCREGVIRIGLSDMRATSLLPFVLPEFKRLYPNIKIQTVESSSRSVEDNVRSGAADIGIIPLFQASPEFSVRVLYQEELLLVSSDELPCSRGVSRPWVDPEVLDGKDFILMGEKSRIRKAVETVFLEHGVKPRSILDSSNNMTTYLVATTGMALTVVPEATVRMMNPIRIPRVYSIGKSGFRWDIGAIWREDMVLSSAHQQLFKILKNCGI encoded by the coding sequence TTGGATTTCAAACAATTACAGTATATGATAAAAGTGGCGGACTGCCAGAATATTACCAGGGCAGCGGAGCAGCTCTATGTGTCGCAGCCGTCCCTGAGCAGTTTTATATCCAAGACGGAGGAGGAGCTGGGGGCGAAGATCTTTAACCGGACCACAACGCCGCTTACCCTTACCCAGGCGGGAGAGCAGTACATAAAGACTGCCAGGATGATTCTGGCCCTTCAGGGGAAGCTGAAACAGGAGATTGATGATTTAAACCACTGCAGAGAGGGTGTGATCCGGATCGGGCTGTCTGATATGCGGGCAACTTCACTGCTGCCTTTTGTACTGCCGGAATTCAAGCGTCTATATCCCAACATCAAGATCCAAACCGTGGAATCCAGCAGCCGGAGTGTGGAGGACAATGTGCGCAGCGGTGCGGCGGACATCGGGATCATACCGCTGTTTCAGGCCAGCCCGGAATTTTCCGTGCGGGTGCTTTATCAGGAAGAACTCTTACTGGTTTCTTCAGATGAGCTGCCGTGCAGCCGGGGCGTGAGCCGCCCCTGGGTGGATCCGGAAGTTCTGGACGGGAAGGATTTTATTTTGATGGGGGAGAAGAGCCGGATCCGAAAGGCGGTGGAGACGGTTTTCCTGGAGCATGGCGTCAAGCCGCGCAGTATCCTGGATTCTTCCAATAATATGACGACTTATCTTGTGGCGACGACGGGTATGGCATTGACGGTTGTGCCGGAGGCGACTGTGCGGATGATGAATCCGATCCGTATCCCCCGGGTCTACAGCATAGGGAAATCCGGTTTCCGGTGGGATATCGGGGCGATCTGGAGGGAGGACATGGTCCTCTCAAGCGCGCATCAGCAGCTGTTTAAGATATTGAAGAATTGCGGGATATAA